Proteins from one Malaya genurostris strain Urasoe2022 chromosome 2, Malgen_1.1, whole genome shotgun sequence genomic window:
- the LOC131430674 gene encoding uncharacterized protein LOC131430674 → MDDSAFELRVHDLHSSVTDSYIRKTMSQYGEILSIEKERWKNFFPGILNGVRVLRIHFKKPIPSYVIFGQDTRIPRKSLVTYDNQMATCQYCQKAVHYGKPWDKLDKETTTPKDNSASVKPTPSNPSTPVTVTNNSEATPSTKPSNVSYQLQTMYNKAHLQQLAMKPTTIPSMWQWMTRRTTNEVPLNPRRREMEAPLPLEKG, encoded by the exons atggatgacaGTGCTTTTGaattgcgtgtgcatgatcttcactcaagcgtcaccgattcttatattcgcaaaactatgtcccaatacggagagattctctctatcgaaaaagaaaggtggaagaattttttccccggtattctaaatggcgtacgtgtattacgcatacactttaagaaacctataccttcttatgtgattttcggtcaagatacaagaattccgcgcaaatcacttgttacctatgacaatcagatggccacatgtcagtattgtcaaaaagctgttcactacggtaagccatgggataaactggacaaggagacaactacaccaaaggacaacagtgcttccgtcaaaccaaccccaagcaaccccagtacacctgtgacagtcaccaacaacagtgaagcaaccccttcaacgaaaccatccaacgtatcctac caactgcaaacaatgtacaacaaggctcatctccagcaactagctatgaaaccaacaacaataccatcgatgtggcaatggatgacgagacgaaccacgaacgaagtgcccctcaatcctcgcaggagggaaatggaagctcctctccccctagaaaaagggtga